ATGCTATGTCatcacttaaaatttaataaatataaataattatatattttaagaaaataaaaatgatgagatgacacaatttaaaaaatcacagGTCATCATACTTTCAAATACTAATGTGGATAAAAAAGTTACCAAAGggactaaatattaatttatcccTATCTATAGAGAAGGTGAAGAAGACATAATTGATAATTTGATCACCATGAAGGCGGTTGAAGAGGTTTCCATTTTTGGCATATCTGTAGACCAACAACTTCACATCCTCGGAACACCAATACGCCATTAAAGGAAGCAAATTGGGATGCTTTTGATCTGCAATCATTCTCACCATCTTCATGAACTCCTCCTTGCTCATCAATGGCTTCAACCCCCTCAACTGTTTCACAACAACAGCCACCCCATCATTCAACGTAGCCTTATAACTATCCCCGCAAACTCCTTTCCCTAACCCTTCAGCAGCGGCCCCCATCAACTCGTTCAGCTCGAAACCTCCATCATCCGCCATGAAAACCAGCTTCATTCCATCACCATCGCTGGTTTCCTCAAAATGGCGTCTTTTGATCAGGTTCTTGAACTTGCTAGATCTCTTACAGTAGAGAACCAAAAGCAAAATCACGGTGACTAGACCGATTATGTCGAGAACCATGAATGCGATTGCAATGGATTCCTTCTTGGATTCTGTTGGTGTTGGTGTGTTAATTTCGCTGAAATGGCACAATGGATCGCACATGTTAGGGCCGTTGTTAGCGTACGAATCAGCGGTGAAAGACCTCAAAGTGGTCGTTCCGGGGATCGGGCCGCTGATATTGTTGTAGGAGACATTGAAAACTGTTAAACCAGCTTGGTTGAACTCTGGTATCATACCACTCAAATGGTTCTGTTGAAGCTGCAATGACCGCAGCAACTCGAGATTGGTCGAACAAGGTGGGATCGGTCCTTCCAACATGTTTTCCGAAAGATCAATGTCTTTCAACTTGTGATTGTAACAGAAATCCATTATGTTCCCATACACTAAATTGTTCTTGAAGCTAAGGGTGACCAATTCAGAAAGCACAACCAATGAAACAGCACTTGGGTTCCCTGATAACCCCCTATTTTCCAGCAATATCGACGTGATTCGTCCATTGATGCACTGAATACCGTACCAGAAAGAGTTGTTTTCATAGCAGTGAAGGCCGTTCCAGTTATCGTTTAAGAAAGGGTCGTTGAATGTGTGCTTGAGAGCATAAAGGGTGTCCCTTTCTTGCTCGTATTGAGCTATGGTGGTGCTGTAATGTGAGAAAAGAATCACAATGAGAAGGTATTTGGGAAGCAATGGAGACTCCATAGGTGAGTGTACTTAGTGAAACTTGTGTTGGATTTAATCTTAATAGGTATAAAACATATAACGTATATTTTGAAagtcaatatataaatatatattctcgAGAAATGCCATTACAGCTATGAAAGGCAAAAACAAGGACGATTTTTGAACCGTTTTGCTTTTGGATTTTTATTGCTTAGGAAATCTCAAGGGAGGCAATCTTACGTTGTTAAATTAGCCCTAAGGTTtacggttttttttttttttttgtttagatcatatcaaattttctcttaagttttgatttaaattattgaattattcgaaaaattttatttaatttaccgTGTTGttcagttttttattattatttaaaattcaacttgCAAGATCTAAGAGACGGCTCGATGATCGGTATGGTGGATCAGCACTCAtcaagtagaagaacatatcttAGATCTAAGTCGATGTGATGGTCAGTGTCGGagattggagaagaaaattgtttagaattttgtttGTAAATTTGTGATGtccaaagttgtttcataaaaaaaaattaaattgtagaaaagaagagaaggaGAGCTTTATGTAGGCGGTACGAATAGATAAGGTCATGCAACAATGATTTTGACAAAGCAGTGActtaatgaaaacttttaaataattcaataatcattttataactttttgaagttgaataaccaaaatgtaaatatactaatagtttaatgatcttTGTACATTTTTTGAGAACGTGGATTAATTGCCACGCAAACAATCAATTCAATAGCGCTTAAATTTCAATGGTTGAATCACTTTTCCATccaaataaaatgcaatttgattaaaatttaaaggtaaaagatgaaaaaaatattaaggataaaataaccAAAGATATCAATCTTAATTAGGTGCTAAATTAATTGTTATGCCTTTTATAT
The nucleotide sequence above comes from Gossypium raimondii isolate GPD5lz chromosome 13, ASM2569854v1, whole genome shotgun sequence. Encoded proteins:
- the LOC105781344 gene encoding pollen receptor-like kinase 4, which encodes MESPLLPKYLLIVILFSHYSTTIAQYEQERDTLYALKHTFNDPFLNDNWNGLHCYENNSFWYGIQCINGRITSILLENRGLSGNPSAVSLVVLSELVTLSFKNNLVYGNIMDFCYNHKLKDIDLSENMLEGPIPPCSTNLELLRSLQLQQNHLSGMIPEFNQAGLTVFNVSYNNISGPIPGTTTLRSFTADSYANNGPNMCDPLCHFSEINTPTPTESKKESIAIAFMVLDIIGLVTVILLLVLYCKRSSKFKNLIKRRHFEETSDGDGMKLVFMADDGGFELNELMGAAAEGLGKGVCGDSYKATLNDGVAVVVKQLRGLKPLMSKEEFMKMVRMIADQKHPNLLPLMAYWCSEDVKLLVYRYAKNGNLFNRLHGGRGSRDRISFKWSSRLTVARSVARALEHLHLNSNPSQCTVPHGNLKSTNILLDDDGETVLVSDYGLASSMALPVAAQHMVSYKSPEYQTWKRVSRKSDVWSYGCLLLELLTRRVSVHSAPPGINGVDLCKWVKRAFREEWIAEVFDKEISMEKNGTKGMEKLLEIALRCCDESPEKRPEMAEIAAEIDAIEAVEEDHGADLSAVQSLTEEGFSMHASSAIVDSSDGIS